The Pseudolabrys sp. FHR47 genome contains a region encoding:
- a CDS encoding SDR family oxidoreductase, whose amino-acid sequence MPGEMFDQIIPMSWHGQPEPVPRAVMFLASDNSSYAVGLTVMVDGGMMDWTDGHGSAGSGTVSVFRFPVTTQYLIACKLNTRGARCASYGNEPQWFQWRTPDYEPGGQGAFLLIAIRDRR is encoded by the coding sequence ATGCCGGGTGAAATGTTCGATCAGATCATTCCTATGAGTTGGCATGGCCAACCCGAACCGGTCCCGCGCGCTGTTATGTTCCTCGCGTCCGACAACAGCAGCTATGCCGTCGGGTTAACTGTCATGGTAGACGGTGGAATGATGGACTGGACCGACGGGCATGGCAGCGCTGGGTCTGGAACGGTTTCTGTCTTTCGCTTTCCGGTAACAACTCAATATTTGATAGCGTGCAAATTGAACACTCGCGGCGCTAGATGCGCTTCTTACGGTAACGAACCTCAATGGTTTCAATGGCGGACACCAGACTACGAACCTGGGGGTCAGGGTGCATTTCTGCTAATAGCGATTAGAGACCGTCGATAA
- a CDS encoding alpha/beta hydrolase: MPENTGLSFTARDYDYHRGASGPQLVRVYRPDGPGPFPSVVDVHGGGWGTGNRLNNTVIHEYLARSGIVVAAIDFRLSGEARYPASIADTNLAIRWLKFRAADFNSRPDLVGGVGSSSGGHQLLLNALKPNDSAYAVLDTARFPDIDASLSFVVALWPVADPWARYQMAQRQAKEALIRSHAAYWNSDEEMQRGNPHLLLERREQTHLPPLLIMQGTADDNLTPDMAERFSVAYRSSGGHAELSIVGGASHAFITRDPGAPISLAALAKIARFIKAIAGVA; this comes from the coding sequence ATGCCGGAGAATACTGGCCTTTCGTTCACGGCAAGGGATTACGACTATCACCGTGGCGCCTCCGGGCCTCAGCTGGTGCGTGTGTATCGGCCAGACGGTCCGGGACCGTTCCCGAGCGTCGTGGATGTGCATGGCGGCGGATGGGGCACAGGCAACCGTCTGAACAACACGGTCATCCACGAATATCTGGCGCGGTCAGGCATCGTCGTCGCCGCGATTGATTTCCGCCTGTCCGGCGAGGCGAGGTATCCGGCCTCGATTGCCGATACGAATCTGGCCATCCGATGGCTGAAGTTCCGGGCAGCCGATTTCAACAGCCGCCCGGACTTGGTCGGGGGAGTAGGTTCGTCGAGCGGCGGCCATCAGCTCCTGCTCAATGCCTTGAAGCCAAACGATTCCGCCTATGCAGTGCTCGATACAGCGCGCTTTCCGGACATCGATGCAAGCCTCAGCTTTGTCGTTGCGCTGTGGCCCGTCGCCGATCCGTGGGCGCGATATCAAATGGCGCAACGGCAGGCCAAGGAAGCGCTCATTCGATCGCACGCGGCCTATTGGAATAGTGATGAGGAGATGCAGCGAGGCAATCCCCACCTTCTGCTGGAGCGGCGCGAGCAAACGCACCTTCCGCCACTCCTGATCATGCAGGGGACGGCGGATGACAACCTGACACCGGACATGGCCGAACGTTTCTCCGTGGCCTATCGCAGTTCGGGGGGGCATGCCGAGTTGAGCATCGTTGGCGGCGCGTCGCACGCCTTTATCACGAGAGACCCTGGCGCGCCAATATCCCTGGCGGCTCTGGCCAAAATCGCAAGATTCATAAAAGCGATTGCCGGCGTAGCTTAG
- a CDS encoding VOC family protein encodes MLKIRHIAFASEHPGKAAEFYKSVFGFKELSRFGLDPARPDEAQRPSGVFLTDGTLNIAILKLPEIMLGKMGDSGIHHFGVVVENVEDWSVRLEAMGAPCIVGRDDIPPGAHVELKFMGPDGVVFDITENLWPGSEPVEAPSAS; translated from the coding sequence ATGCTGAAGATCAGGCACATCGCATTTGCCAGCGAGCACCCGGGCAAGGCTGCGGAGTTCTATAAGAGCGTCTTTGGCTTCAAGGAGCTCAGCCGGTTTGGCCTCGATCCAGCCAGGCCGGATGAAGCGCAGCGTCCTTCCGGAGTTTTTCTGACCGACGGAACGCTGAATATCGCGATTCTGAAACTCCCCGAAATCATGCTCGGCAAGATGGGCGATAGTGGGATTCATCATTTCGGCGTGGTCGTGGAGAATGTCGAGGATTGGTCGGTGCGGCTTGAGGCCATGGGCGCGCCATGCATTGTCGGGCGCGACGACATTCCGCCGGGCGCCCATGTCGAGCTGAAGTTCATGGGCCCGGACGGAGTTGTGTTCGATATCACTGAAAATCTGTGGCCGGGCAGCGAGCCGGTTGAAGCGCCGTCCGCGTCATAA
- a CDS encoding quinone-dependent dihydroorotate dehydrogenase — MAMYRRAIRPVLFALDAEASHRATIGLCRTAGSSVILRRAAKARFGIRDSKLHTTVAGIDFPGPVGLAAGFDKNAEAAPAMSELGFGSIEVGSVSLHSSKGNSDRPRVWRLPLDEGLRIYYGCPSDGAEVVAARLKSIKLDVPLGVSLVETNTGTVTSADHAAEELAHAMTYFSGLADYLVLNLSCPNMPRGGGLFDSPEKLGMLLRCCAQPAGMPPVFLKLTPPGDAEDPSVIDLILGAVAPFDFVKGFILNIPNRDPGGTLKTPPDSLNQMRGGITGPSLRQPTNKAISAWYSRIDRKRHVLIGCGGISSADDAYRTIRLGASLVQLYTALVYQGPGLIKSINEGLSRMLERDGFRTIGEAVGVGE; from the coding sequence ATGGCCATGTATCGTCGCGCAATCCGGCCCGTTCTTTTCGCTCTCGATGCCGAGGCCAGCCATCGGGCCACCATCGGGCTTTGCCGGACAGCAGGCTCTTCCGTCATTCTGCGGCGCGCGGCCAAGGCTCGCTTCGGGATCAGGGATTCGAAACTACACACGACCGTCGCCGGTATTGATTTTCCGGGTCCCGTTGGTCTTGCGGCCGGTTTTGACAAGAACGCAGAGGCTGCCCCTGCCATGTCCGAGCTCGGGTTCGGCTCCATCGAAGTCGGCTCGGTGTCGCTGCATTCTTCCAAAGGGAATTCCGATCGTCCTCGGGTCTGGCGACTCCCTTTGGATGAGGGCCTTCGTATCTATTATGGCTGCCCGAGCGATGGCGCGGAGGTCGTTGCCGCGCGCTTGAAATCAATCAAGCTCGACGTTCCGCTCGGGGTAAGCCTCGTCGAGACGAATACCGGCACCGTCACGTCCGCTGACCATGCGGCTGAAGAACTGGCCCACGCCATGACTTACTTTTCCGGCTTGGCGGACTATCTGGTGCTCAATCTGAGTTGTCCCAACATGCCACGCGGCGGCGGCCTGTTCGACAGCCCTGAAAAACTGGGCATGCTCTTGAGGTGCTGTGCGCAGCCTGCAGGGATGCCGCCGGTGTTTCTCAAGCTCACGCCGCCCGGTGACGCCGAAGATCCAAGCGTGATCGATCTGATTCTCGGCGCGGTTGCGCCTTTCGACTTCGTGAAAGGGTTTATACTCAATATTCCGAACCGCGATCCCGGCGGGACATTAAAAACACCCCCGGACTCACTCAATCAAATGCGTGGCGGCATCACTGGCCCGTCCTTGCGGCAGCCCACGAACAAGGCGATCTCCGCGTGGTACAGCCGCATAGACCGCAAACGTCATGTCTTGATCGGTTGCGGCGGCATATCGAGTGCGGACGATGCTTATCGAACGATCCGTCTCGGTGCCTCACTCGTCCAGCTCTATACGGCGCTGGTTTATCAGGGGCCTGGGCTCATCAAGAGCATCAATGAGGGGTTGAGCCGGATGCTTGAACGAGACGGCTTTCGAACCATTGGCGAGGCCGTTGGCGTCGGTGAATAG
- a CDS encoding hydantoinase B/oxoprolinase family protein codes for MAVTEEMKTNLMRTAYNMIIYEALDFTVGLFTKDGDTVSIGLGLPMFIRGMSETVKAKIKHFGIDGFSPGDILLTNDAYTTGSHLNHLTFTVPVFHEDRLVGFSCCMAHWPDVGGTLGGVTTDIFSEGLQIPIVKYARAGVVNQEIHEIIRMNVRLPERAMGDLRAQITAIMTGERRFVDLLNRYGQRQVLDCIDVLMDHSEAAARERTRSIPDGVYEAESFMDDDAVDVAKRIPIRVKVIVSGDEMTVDLTDVAKQVRGFYNSGPTTGIACAQVAFKCVTSPTDYPVNDGSFRNLKVVLPPGSIVSAVRPAPMRWWMTFPMTVVDTIFKALSQAVPEQVIAGHHADLCVALVDGFYPDSGKLFITGLGPLGGGWGAKRGEDGVSATVCINDGDTHNSPNEQFEAKYPVMVESLSLITDSGGPGLNRGGLGVETVVQALSDFNVNTSIERAVCLPWGLEGGLEGTGNEMLMRRDGKIQNDVQNAKVFRAGIKAGDAFVMRSGGGGGFGSPLERSAEKVQHDVRQGYVSVMAARDYYGVVIDPDDFSVDEAATRKQREQLVEVHRQRVLDQAEAPRRIEQKQLDTMPPGHLAVRCLLPSCCGRWHVPRGFEATEVSP; via the coding sequence ATGGCGGTCACCGAAGAGATGAAGACCAATCTCATGCGCACCGCCTACAACATGATCATCTACGAGGCGCTTGATTTCACCGTTGGCCTCTTCACGAAGGACGGCGACACCGTCTCGATCGGGCTCGGCCTGCCGATGTTCATCCGTGGCATGTCGGAAACCGTCAAAGCCAAGATCAAGCATTTCGGCATCGATGGGTTCTCGCCGGGCGATATCCTGCTGACCAATGACGCCTATACGACCGGCAGCCATCTCAATCATCTGACCTTCACTGTGCCTGTGTTCCACGAAGACCGCCTGGTCGGCTTCTCGTGCTGTATGGCGCATTGGCCGGATGTCGGCGGAACGCTGGGCGGCGTGACGACGGATATCTTCTCTGAAGGCCTCCAGATCCCGATCGTCAAATATGCGCGGGCGGGCGTCGTCAATCAGGAGATTCACGAGATCATCCGGATGAATGTCCGGTTGCCCGAACGGGCCATGGGCGACCTGCGGGCCCAGATCACCGCGATCATGACAGGCGAGCGGCGCTTCGTTGACCTTCTCAACCGCTACGGCCAACGTCAGGTTCTCGATTGCATCGATGTCCTGATGGATCATTCGGAAGCGGCGGCTCGCGAGCGCACGCGGTCGATCCCAGATGGCGTCTATGAAGCGGAAAGCTTCATGGATGATGATGCCGTTGATGTCGCCAAGCGTATTCCAATACGGGTGAAAGTCATCGTCTCGGGCGATGAAATGACCGTCGATCTGACCGATGTCGCCAAGCAGGTGCGGGGCTTCTACAATTCCGGGCCGACGACCGGCATTGCCTGCGCGCAGGTGGCTTTCAAATGTGTCACATCGCCCACGGACTATCCGGTTAACGACGGATCATTCCGCAACCTCAAGGTCGTTCTGCCGCCAGGCAGCATCGTGAGCGCCGTTCGTCCGGCGCCGATGCGCTGGTGGATGACTTTTCCCATGACCGTGGTGGATACGATCTTCAAGGCCCTGTCTCAGGCGGTGCCGGAGCAGGTCATCGCCGGTCACCATGCTGACCTTTGCGTTGCCCTGGTCGACGGGTTCTACCCGGACAGCGGCAAATTGTTCATTACCGGCTTAGGGCCTCTCGGCGGCGGCTGGGGCGCGAAGCGCGGCGAAGACGGGGTGTCGGCCACGGTCTGCATCAATGACGGCGACACACATAACAGTCCCAATGAACAGTTCGAGGCGAAGTACCCGGTCATGGTCGAAAGCCTCTCGCTGATCACCGATTCCGGAGGGCCGGGGCTTAATCGCGGCGGGCTCGGCGTCGAGACGGTCGTCCAGGCTCTGTCGGATTTCAACGTCAATACGAGTATCGAGCGTGCCGTTTGTCTGCCATGGGGCTTGGAAGGTGGTCTTGAGGGCACCGGCAATGAGATGTTGATGCGCCGGGACGGCAAGATCCAGAACGATGTCCAGAATGCCAAGGTCTTTCGCGCCGGGATCAAGGCGGGCGACGCCTTTGTCATGCGGTCTGGTGGGGGCGGCGGGTTCGGCTCGCCGCTGGAGCGCTCCGCGGAAAAAGTTCAGCATGACGTGCGTCAAGGCTACGTTTCAGTCATGGCCGCCCGGGATTATTACGGCGTCGTCATCGACCCCGATGATTTCTCGGTGGACGAGGCGGCGACAAGGAAGCAGCGAGAGCAGTTGGTTGAGGTTCACCGCCAGCGCGTCCTGGATCAGGCAGAGGCGCCGCGCCGTATCGAGCAGAAGCAACTCGACACGATGCCGCCCGGACATCTGGCCGTCCGCTGTCTGCTGCCGTCGTGCTGCGGCCGCTGGCACGTGCCGCGCGGCTTTGAGGCAACAGAGGTGTCTCCCTAG
- a CDS encoding hydantoinase/oxoprolinase family protein: MTNREEMQPRLRLAADIGGTFTDVAAFDQTNKRLLLGKSLSTPRAMVEGIEAGVGKAGTAFSEAGLFLHGSTVAINTMLERTGARTVLITTRGFRDVYEIGRINRPDAYNLFFQKHAPLIAREYCYEVTERLYADGRVFKPLDETELEALADVLAREKIEAVAILFLHCYRNPAHELRAKEILQRRLPGVFISASHELSQEYREFERCSTVVANAFIGPRVQRYLTEIGQRIKGEGFKGNFLVVQSTGGLFELDKARTECIRILESGPASGVIGTQAMCHALGMDNAIAFDMGGTTAKAGVILNGRALTTGQALIGSYDRALPIQVATIDIFEVGTGGGSIARVEHGGALHVGPRSAGAEPGPACYGRGGTEPTITDANLLLGRLGADRFLGGEMKLDVAAAEKAMADRVATPLGLSTTDAANGILRIAATKMSYAVKGVTTERGLDAGSFALVAYGGAGPLHATAVARELGIRTVIIPRAPGHFSAFGMLFSDLRYDFVRTWFISLEQLDFAALEATFAEFEAEGRAAIDASAIAPQEVTVRRALDMRYVGQEHSVTVDVPQELFDAGDRAAIKALFDAVHLQRYGTSAPSERAEIASLRTTVTGVVEKPGLEKIAAGTAVPPKEAHTGTRRAYFEEVGFVETPTFARAALLAGNRAEGPALIEEHASTTVVLPGDIVEVDALGNLLITVFGARS, translated from the coding sequence ATGACAAACAGGGAAGAGATGCAGCCGCGCCTGCGGCTGGCGGCCGATATCGGCGGCACGTTCACCGATGTTGCGGCCTTCGATCAGACCAACAAGCGGCTCCTTCTCGGCAAGAGCCTGTCGACGCCGCGGGCGATGGTTGAGGGCATCGAGGCGGGTGTCGGGAAAGCGGGCACTGCGTTCTCGGAGGCCGGCCTGTTTTTGCACGGCTCCACCGTGGCCATCAATACGATGCTGGAGCGGACCGGCGCGAGAACGGTCCTCATCACCACCCGCGGCTTTCGCGATGTTTACGAGATCGGCCGTATCAACAGGCCGGACGCCTATAATCTGTTCTTCCAGAAGCATGCGCCGCTGATCGCCCGGGAGTACTGCTACGAGGTGACGGAGCGGCTTTATGCCGACGGCCGTGTTTTCAAGCCGCTGGACGAAACCGAACTCGAAGCGCTTGCAGATGTGCTGGCGCGCGAGAAGATCGAAGCGGTCGCCATCCTGTTCCTTCATTGCTACCGCAATCCGGCGCATGAGTTGCGCGCCAAGGAAATCCTGCAACGGCGGCTGCCCGGCGTGTTCATATCGGCATCGCATGAGCTTTCGCAGGAATACCGGGAATTCGAGCGGTGTTCGACCGTGGTCGCCAATGCCTTTATCGGCCCCCGCGTGCAGCGCTATCTCACGGAGATTGGCCAGCGCATCAAAGGCGAGGGGTTCAAGGGCAATTTCCTTGTCGTCCAGTCGACCGGTGGTCTGTTCGAACTCGACAAAGCGAGAACCGAATGCATCCGGATTCTCGAATCCGGTCCGGCTTCGGGCGTCATCGGAACCCAGGCCATGTGTCACGCGCTGGGCATGGACAATGCGATCGCCTTCGACATGGGCGGGACGACGGCGAAAGCCGGCGTCATTCTCAATGGCCGGGCGCTAACGACGGGACAGGCCTTGATCGGCAGCTATGATCGCGCATTGCCGATCCAGGTGGCCACCATCGATATCTTCGAGGTTGGCACAGGTGGCGGCTCCATCGCGCGCGTTGAGCATGGCGGCGCCTTGCATGTCGGTCCGCGAAGCGCCGGCGCGGAGCCTGGCCCGGCCTGCTACGGACGGGGTGGCACCGAGCCGACCATCACCGACGCCAATCTGCTGCTCGGCCGTCTCGGTGCCGACCGGTTCCTCGGCGGCGAGATGAAACTGGATGTTGCGGCTGCTGAAAAGGCCATGGCCGATCGCGTGGCGACGCCCTTGGGCCTGAGCACGACGGATGCCGCGAATGGCATCCTGCGCATCGCCGCGACGAAGATGTCCTACGCTGTGAAAGGCGTCACGACCGAGCGCGGGCTCGACGCCGGCAGCTTTGCGCTGGTGGCCTATGGCGGCGCTGGTCCTCTGCATGCGACTGCCGTGGCGCGCGAGCTCGGTATCCGGACCGTCATCATCCCGCGAGCGCCCGGGCATTTCTCGGCCTTCGGCATGTTGTTCTCGGACCTGCGCTACGATTTCGTGCGCACCTGGTTCATCTCGCTGGAGCAACTCGACTTCGCCGCCCTGGAAGCGACTTTTGCCGAATTTGAAGCGGAAGGTCGCGCCGCGATCGATGCATCGGCGATTGCGCCGCAAGAAGTTACCGTGCGCCGTGCGCTCGACATGCGTTATGTCGGCCAGGAACATTCGGTGACGGTCGATGTGCCGCAGGAATTGTTCGACGCCGGGGATCGGGCCGCCATCAAGGCGCTGTTCGACGCGGTCCATTTGCAACGATACGGCACGTCGGCTCCGAGCGAGCGTGCGGAAATCGCCAGCTTGCGCACCACGGTGACCGGAGTTGTCGAGAAACCGGGCCTGGAAAAGATCGCGGCCGGCACCGCCGTGCCGCCGAAGGAAGCGCATACCGGGACACGGCGGGCTTATTTCGAGGAGGTTGGCTTCGTCGAGACCCCGACATTCGCGCGCGCGGCGCTTTTGGCCGGAAATCGCGCCGAAGGTCCCGCCTTGATTGAGGAACATGCCTCAACCACCGTCGTCTTGCCCGGCGACATTGTCGAGGTCGACGCCCTCGGCAATCTCCTTATCACCGTTTTCGGAGCGCGTTCATGA
- a CDS encoding fumarylacetoacetate hydrolase family protein — MKIKDRIYPAAALAGELDNPHTVLGILQEWDKAHALFGAAAQKADPAAGIPEGDVTLLAPILYPGALYCAGANYWDHLEEMAEVAKKVTGKAPSMEKAKDPYFFMKNSASGIIGSGAQARLPSFSKQVDWEAELCVVIGKKCRHVSEGDAHSVVAGYTIMNDLSARDLMKREGSPFGMDWIGQKCFEDAAPMGPWLTPSAYIADPNNLAIKLWVNGVLKQDSNTSRLVFSIAEQIAYLSRHFTLFPGDVIATGTPAGVGMPRGEFLKAGDVVKIEVAGCGVLTTQMVAES, encoded by the coding sequence TTGAAGATCAAGGATCGCATTTACCCCGCGGCAGCGCTGGCCGGCGAATTGGACAATCCGCATACCGTGCTCGGCATCCTCCAGGAGTGGGACAAAGCGCACGCCCTTTTCGGCGCCGCGGCACAGAAAGCTGACCCGGCCGCCGGCATTCCGGAAGGCGATGTGACCTTGCTCGCGCCAATTCTCTACCCGGGCGCACTTTATTGTGCCGGCGCGAACTATTGGGACCATCTCGAAGAAATGGCGGAGGTTGCCAAGAAAGTCACGGGCAAGGCGCCTTCGATGGAGAAGGCCAAGGATCCGTACTTCTTCATGAAGAACAGCGCCAGCGGCATCATCGGGAGCGGCGCGCAGGCGCGCCTGCCGTCGTTCTCGAAGCAGGTCGATTGGGAGGCCGAACTCTGTGTCGTGATCGGCAAGAAGTGCCGTCATGTGTCGGAAGGCGACGCCCACTCCGTCGTTGCCGGCTATACGATCATGAACGATCTGTCGGCCCGCGATCTGATGAAGCGAGAGGGCTCGCCTTTCGGCATGGATTGGATCGGTCAGAAGTGTTTCGAGGACGCCGCGCCGATGGGGCCGTGGCTGACGCCGTCGGCCTATATCGCCGACCCCAACAACCTGGCGATCAAGCTCTGGGTCAATGGCGTGCTCAAGCAGGACTCCAACACGAGCCGTCTTGTCTTCAGCATTGCGGAGCAGATCGCTTATCTGAGCCGTCATTTTACGCTGTTTCCCGGCGACGTCATCGCCACAGGAACGCCGGCGGGCGTCGGCATGCCGCGCGGCGAGTTCCTGAAAGCAGGCGATGTCGTGAAGATCGAAGTGGCAGGCTGCGGCGTGCTGACGACCCAGATGGTTGCGGAATCGTAA
- a CDS encoding MFS transporter: protein MDQMIKQNTEESISARVERLPLSRWHTRMMAIAGLAHFSDAFDSLAIAFVLPILVGLWKIAPAEIGFLISAGYVGQMIGAIGFGWLAERIGRRGALRATVLVISVMSLACAFSWNYLSFFVFRTIQGLGLGGEVPVAATYMNEVSAARFRGRIVIFLQSAFGIGIVITSLVSIWIVPNLGWQWMFIIGALPAILAVWLRWLMPESPRWLASQGRVDEANRVVEKIEGEVTKAGAVLPPLASSFPALIKEKATFASLFKGQYAARTVSVWLVMLCTSIVGYGLLTWMPTIYRTVLKVPVAQALQYGLAGSVASLLGVFATAFLVDIIGRRAAFMIGFFGSAIALGVLWKIALTVAPIYVVILAGTGLFFISFLLSGLYLYVPEIYPTRMRAMAMGVGSAWLRIGAIVGPTLVGWILGASDLTSVFLMFAVAAVVGGLAILFFAVETRGRVLEEVAP, encoded by the coding sequence ATGGATCAAATGATCAAACAGAACACCGAAGAGTCGATTTCAGCGCGAGTCGAACGTTTGCCGTTGTCACGCTGGCATACACGCATGATGGCGATCGCGGGTTTGGCGCATTTTTCTGACGCCTTCGATTCGCTTGCGATTGCATTCGTCCTTCCCATTCTGGTCGGGCTTTGGAAGATCGCCCCGGCGGAGATCGGCTTCCTGATTTCTGCCGGATATGTCGGTCAGATGATCGGTGCGATCGGCTTCGGCTGGCTTGCGGAACGGATCGGCCGGCGCGGCGCGTTGCGGGCAACCGTTCTCGTCATTTCGGTCATGAGCCTCGCCTGTGCGTTCTCCTGGAACTACCTGTCGTTCTTCGTGTTCCGCACGATCCAGGGATTGGGATTGGGCGGTGAGGTTCCGGTCGCCGCCACTTACATGAACGAGGTTTCGGCCGCCCGATTCCGGGGCCGCATTGTGATTTTCCTGCAATCGGCTTTCGGCATCGGCATCGTCATTACATCGCTTGTGAGCATCTGGATTGTCCCCAACCTCGGCTGGCAATGGATGTTCATCATCGGCGCCTTGCCGGCGATCCTGGCCGTCTGGCTGCGCTGGCTCATGCCTGAGTCGCCGCGCTGGCTTGCGAGCCAGGGCCGCGTGGACGAGGCAAACCGGGTCGTTGAGAAGATCGAAGGCGAAGTGACCAAAGCGGGCGCGGTGCTCCCGCCGCTGGCCAGCTCGTTTCCGGCTTTGATCAAGGAAAAGGCGACCTTTGCGAGCCTGTTCAAGGGGCAATATGCCGCGCGCACCGTCTCTGTCTGGCTGGTGATGCTGTGCACGTCCATCGTCGGCTACGGGCTTCTGACCTGGATGCCGACGATCTATCGCACCGTGCTCAAGGTGCCGGTTGCCCAAGCCTTGCAATATGGTTTGGCCGGAAGCGTCGCCAGCCTGCTGGGTGTTTTCGCGACGGCGTTCCTGGTCGACATCATCGGCCGTCGCGCCGCGTTCATGATCGGCTTCTTCGGCAGCGCAATCGCCCTCGGAGTCCTCTGGAAGATCGCACTGACGGTCGCGCCGATCTATGTCGTCATCCTGGCGGGTACAGGCCTCTTCTTCATATCGTTCTTGCTCAGCGGCCTTTATCTCTATGTGCCGGAAATCTATCCGACACGCATGCGGGCGATGGCCATGGGCGTCGGCAGCGCGTGGCTGCGTATCGGCGCCATTGTCGGTCCGACGCTGGTCGGCTGGATCCTCGGCGCAAGCGATCTCACATCTGTCTTCCTGATGTTTGCCGTCGCCGCAGTTGTGGGCGGTCTGGCGATCCTCTTCTTCGCGGTGGAGACACGTGGGCGCGTTCTCGAAGAAGTGGCGCCTTGA
- a CDS encoding flavin reductase family protein translates to MAAPHVLNQPEKYWDRLFAPSSCLAVITTVDSQGRVNAAAFGTCTRVLHSPVYLAFTTTRGNDTAENVLSTGEFVVNLPTFDRDMLNKVMTVGLPFARGTNELEKAGFTAFPAVDVAPPRIVECPRHFECKVEWTKEWSDGRLMVCGRLVAASVNADCVDDKGYVLWDRVKPAHYCGAPYRNKFVAAYQTMSADTPYSGPESEAFEAHRIAMFEDV, encoded by the coding sequence ATGGCAGCGCCGCATGTTCTCAATCAGCCCGAGAAGTACTGGGATCGGCTCTTTGCGCCGTCTTCCTGTCTTGCCGTGATCACGACGGTGGACAGCCAAGGAAGGGTGAATGCCGCCGCCTTTGGAACTTGCACACGCGTTCTTCATAGCCCGGTTTATCTCGCTTTCACGACGACGCGCGGCAACGACACGGCCGAGAATGTCCTGTCGACCGGTGAGTTCGTCGTCAATTTGCCGACGTTCGACCGCGACATGCTCAACAAGGTGATGACGGTCGGGCTGCCCTTCGCGCGCGGCACGAATGAGCTTGAGAAAGCGGGCTTCACCGCCTTTCCCGCCGTCGATGTTGCACCGCCGCGGATTGTCGAATGCCCCCGGCACTTCGAATGCAAAGTCGAGTGGACAAAGGAGTGGAGCGACGGCCGCCTCATGGTTTGCGGCAGGCTCGTTGCTGCCTCTGTCAACGCCGATTGCGTTGACGACAAGGGCTACGTGCTCTGGGACCGGGTCAAACCGGCGCACTATTGCGGCGCTCCTTATCGAAACAAATTCGTCGCGGCGTATCAGACGATGTCGGCTGACACGCCCTATAGCGGGCCGGAAAGCGAAGCGTTCGAGGCGCACCGGATTGCCATGTTCGAGGACGTCTAG
- a CDS encoding LysR family transcriptional regulator has protein sequence MNLRQVDLNLLTTFEELMTQRSVSHVAERLGVTQPAISHSLNKLRLLFGDQLLVRGPGGMQPTARAIALYPQVREALASIHSLLSTTILFDPAHSERTFRISMTDAVIVEALPFIIRRIRQSAPNINLTITASVAQDDTQRLNDDKVDLAIGVFPHVEANLISRELYRDTIVCIADKNNKLLKNGRLDLSSYLSSPHITVGPDHDTGLQLDVLMNSLGIGRRIVAAVPHFLSVQSLIGGTDLVAHTRRRLLSIFRTTNDLAIFPVPLPMKVPDLEFVQLWHRRYDGDPGHRWLRDMVLEAIRTALPDPARRAHNATRKHRKKKVR, from the coding sequence ATGAATCTGAGGCAAGTCGACCTGAACCTCCTCACCACCTTCGAGGAGTTGATGACCCAACGCAGCGTGTCCCACGTTGCGGAACGCCTTGGCGTCACGCAACCGGCCATCAGCCACTCGCTCAACAAGTTGCGTCTGCTGTTTGGAGACCAGTTGCTGGTCCGCGGTCCCGGCGGCATGCAGCCGACGGCCCGCGCGATCGCTTTATACCCTCAGGTCAGGGAGGCGCTGGCAAGTATTCACTCGTTGCTGAGCACGACGATTCTGTTCGACCCCGCGCATTCGGAGCGAACGTTTCGCATCTCGATGACCGATGCCGTGATTGTCGAAGCGCTGCCCTTCATCATCAGGCGCATTCGGCAGAGCGCGCCAAACATCAATCTCACGATTACAGCCTCGGTCGCGCAAGACGATACCCAGCGCCTGAACGACGACAAGGTCGATCTCGCGATCGGCGTGTTTCCTCACGTCGAAGCAAACCTGATATCCCGTGAGCTTTATCGCGATACGATCGTTTGTATCGCGGACAAGAACAACAAACTTCTGAAAAATGGGCGGCTCGACCTTAGTTCGTATCTGTCATCGCCCCACATCACTGTCGGACCGGATCATGACACCGGACTTCAACTCGACGTCCTGATGAATTCGCTTGGAATTGGCCGGCGCATCGTCGCGGCGGTGCCACATTTTTTGAGCGTACAGTCACTGATCGGCGGCACCGATCTCGTTGCCCATACGCGGCGGCGGCTCTTGTCGATTTTTAGAACCACCAACGATCTTGCGATCTTCCCCGTCCCTCTGCCGATGAAGGTGCCGGACCTCGAATTCGTTCAGCTCTGGCACAGACGATACGATGGCGACCCGGGCCATCGCTGGCTTCGCGACATGGTGCTGGAAGCGATCAGGACGGCCCTGCCCGATCCGGCGCGGCGCGCGCACAATGCAACCCGTAAGCATCGTAAGAAGAAGGTGAGATAA